One genomic window of Mucilaginibacter sp. SJ includes the following:
- a CDS encoding family 78 glycoside hydrolase catalytic domain: MIKKPASIVKLAALILLLLFSFTQVNLYAAVKRTRIVNLQVEYTDHPIGIDVKLPRFSWQMLAPEGSRGYSQVAYQITVKDAQGKVIWNSSRIKSGTALAVVYAGPPLKATTRYNWTVSVWDQTGGVSSAGSWFETGLMDTGMSAWDGAQWIGGGDNDLVLYAHYLPLYNLKYKVAIASGSSRASIIFAANDPRLMDSNRNVFQLANKKNQSYFKVELDISGLDQGGNARINVYRAGYSEKDTLGKVFKSFPIKTDLIGNSNKNKQHSILIHNEFGTLTFAVDNDKTFLADEKSGTAVARPLPANRGAVITLNPLGAGGDVVSYGMLGEIGFSADQNQKAEFSDLTVSNIRSPRNALFNEKPEENNYSGIFKEAAAAPASGLVVKNGKYEVSGGSAGAFILADPSHNAMPMLRSVFNADKSISKARLYVTARGIYEIYLNGKRVGNDYYNPGLTQYNKTHLYQTYDVTNMIGKGKNAIGAMLGEGWWSGLLSYGSVWNHFGDRQSLLAKLVITYADGSEEVIKTDDKNWKYFNRGPVVYSSLDMGEIDDATREAAVKDWSTVSYKDHDWQKVEEVPLKGTTYTGDDVDYFGKKIPLDFDHLSFIGQIGTSAGIYKTLTAKAVKEVRKGVYVYDMGQNFVGVPKIRIKNGIAGKKLTLRYAEIMYPNLKESGKNVGMIMTENYRAALSQDIYVMKDGDQVIQPHFTSHGYQYIEITGIDSPLPLSDVQGLAISSVKKLTADYATSNPKVNKLWSNLTWSNIDNFLTIPTDCPQRNERMGWSGDISIFSRTATYVSNADQFLRRHMLAMRDLQTGQGRFTDIAPVGGGFGGVIWGSAGITVAWETYQQYNDVSLLAEHYDAMCRYMDYIDSTIDPKTGFSTDGVLGDWLGPQYMQLGTAFPVTAYHVYDLGIMTKVAAILGKKDDAEKFRKKYEERKAFFNKTFVNADKKAVGLIGGGMFGEPGKKEFKVSDTQTAYATGLALGVFSNENISYMAKNLEATVERENKDDQGIVRPAYSLMTGFVGTGGISKALSDHGHSDLAYKMLQNEHYPSWLYAIDQGATTIWERLNGYTVENGFGGNNSMNSFNHYSFGAIGQWMIAYSIGIQRDEPGFKKFILQPEPDPTGKMTWAKGFYDSPYGRINSNWSVSGKTLTYDATVPANTTATLFLPAVIVKGITEGGKPVAGAKGVIFIRFEGNKAVYRLMPGAYRFKSSL; the protein is encoded by the coding sequence ATGATAAAAAAACCTGCCTCTATAGTCAAACTGGCTGCCCTGATTTTATTACTGTTGTTTTCATTTACACAAGTTAACCTATACGCTGCCGTAAAGCGAACCCGCATAGTGAACCTGCAGGTGGAATATACTGACCATCCTATTGGGATTGATGTTAAACTGCCCCGGTTTAGCTGGCAGATGCTGGCCCCTGAAGGATCGAGAGGCTATAGCCAGGTTGCTTATCAGATCACCGTAAAAGATGCACAGGGAAAAGTGATATGGAATAGCTCCAGGATAAAAAGCGGAACAGCCTTAGCGGTGGTTTATGCAGGCCCGCCCCTTAAAGCTACAACACGGTATAACTGGACAGTGAGCGTATGGGATCAAACCGGCGGTGTTTCTTCTGCGGGTTCCTGGTTCGAAACAGGGCTTATGGACACTGGGATGTCGGCCTGGGATGGCGCGCAATGGATAGGGGGAGGAGATAATGACCTGGTGCTGTATGCGCATTACCTGCCGCTATATAACCTGAAATATAAAGTGGCTATCGCTTCCGGCAGTTCCAGGGCAAGTATAATCTTTGCGGCTAATGATCCAAGGTTAATGGACAGTAACAGGAACGTTTTCCAGCTTGCCAACAAAAAGAACCAGTCGTACTTTAAGGTTGAGCTGGATATTTCAGGTCTGGATCAGGGAGGCAATGCACGGATCAATGTGTATAGAGCGGGGTATTCAGAAAAAGATACATTGGGTAAAGTATTTAAAAGCTTCCCAATAAAAACCGACCTGATTGGCAACAGCAACAAAAATAAACAGCACTCAATACTGATCCATAATGAGTTTGGTACGCTTACATTTGCTGTTGATAATGATAAAACATTTCTTGCCGATGAAAAAAGCGGCACAGCCGTAGCCAGGCCCCTACCGGCAAACCGCGGAGCGGTGATAACGCTTAACCCGCTTGGCGCGGGAGGAGATGTTGTATCTTATGGAATGTTAGGTGAAATAGGCTTTTCTGCAGATCAGAACCAGAAAGCTGAATTTTCCGATCTTACTGTGTCAAATATCAGGTCGCCGCGCAATGCTTTATTCAATGAAAAACCCGAAGAAAATAATTACAGCGGAATTTTTAAAGAAGCCGCTGCTGCGCCTGCCTCCGGCTTGGTTGTAAAAAATGGAAAATATGAAGTAAGTGGTGGAAGTGCCGGGGCATTCATCCTTGCCGATCCCAGTCACAATGCTATGCCCATGCTGCGGTCGGTTTTTAATGCTGATAAAAGTATTTCAAAGGCAAGGCTTTATGTAACGGCAAGGGGGATTTATGAAATCTATCTTAACGGCAAACGGGTAGGCAACGACTATTACAATCCCGGCCTAACCCAGTATAACAAAACCCACCTTTACCAAACCTATGATGTTACCAACATGATAGGGAAAGGTAAAAATGCTATCGGGGCTATGCTTGGTGAAGGCTGGTGGAGCGGATTGTTAAGCTATGGCTCCGTTTGGAACCATTTTGGCGACAGGCAATCTTTATTGGCCAAACTGGTAATTACTTATGCCGATGGTTCGGAGGAAGTGATCAAAACTGACGACAAAAACTGGAAATACTTTAATCGTGGTCCTGTTGTTTACAGCAGCCTGGATATGGGCGAGATTGATGATGCCACCCGTGAGGCTGCTGTTAAAGATTGGAGTACGGTAAGCTACAAAGACCACGACTGGCAAAAAGTAGAGGAGGTGCCATTAAAAGGCACAACATATACAGGTGATGACGTTGATTACTTCGGAAAAAAGATTCCTCTTGATTTTGATCATCTTTCGTTTATTGGGCAGATCGGTACTTCGGCAGGGATCTATAAAACCCTTACTGCAAAAGCAGTGAAGGAAGTTAGAAAAGGCGTTTATGTTTATGACATGGGGCAAAACTTTGTGGGCGTACCTAAGATCCGCATCAAAAATGGTATCGCGGGGAAAAAACTAACCCTGCGCTATGCTGAGATCATGTACCCCAACCTGAAAGAGTCTGGTAAAAATGTAGGCATGATCATGACCGAAAATTACCGCGCAGCTTTAAGTCAGGACATTTATGTCATGAAAGATGGGGACCAGGTGATCCAACCGCATTTTACTTCGCACGGATATCAGTATATTGAAATTACCGGTATTGATAGCCCGCTGCCCCTTAGTGATGTGCAGGGCCTGGCAATCAGCTCTGTCAAAAAATTAACTGCCGATTATGCAACTTCAAATCCGAAAGTGAACAAACTATGGTCGAACCTCACCTGGTCAAATATCGATAACTTCCTCACCATACCAACAGATTGTCCGCAAAGGAATGAACGCATGGGCTGGTCGGGCGATATCAGTATCTTTTCGCGCACTGCCACTTATGTATCCAATGCCGATCAATTTCTGCGCAGGCACATGCTGGCCATGCGTGATCTGCAAACCGGGCAGGGAAGATTTACCGATATAGCCCCCGTTGGCGGTGGATTTGGCGGTGTGATCTGGGGAAGTGCAGGCATCACCGTGGCTTGGGAAACTTACCAGCAATATAATGATGTATCACTGCTTGCCGAACATTATGATGCCATGTGCAGGTATATGGATTACATCGACTCAACTATTGATCCTAAAACCGGTTTTAGTACGGACGGTGTGTTGGGCGACTGGCTTGGGCCACAATATATGCAGCTTGGCACTGCTTTCCCGGTTACGGCCTATCATGTTTATGATTTGGGCATTATGACAAAGGTGGCCGCTATTTTAGGAAAGAAAGATGATGCTGAGAAATTCAGGAAAAAATATGAAGAGCGAAAAGCCTTCTTCAACAAAACATTTGTTAACGCCGATAAAAAGGCGGTAGGCCTCATCGGCGGCGGGATGTTTGGCGAACCTGGAAAAAAAGAGTTTAAAGTTTCGGATACGCAAACCGCCTATGCAACAGGTTTGGCACTTGGCGTATTTAGCAACGAAAATATCAGTTATATGGCAAAGAACCTTGAGGCTACCGTTGAACGCGAAAATAAGGACGATCAGGGAATTGTTCGCCCGGCTTATTCGCTCATGACCGGGTTTGTAGGCACAGGGGGTATCAGTAAAGCGCTTTCAGATCATGGGCACTCGGACCTTGCTTATAAAATGCTACAGAATGAGCATTACCCATCATGGCTGTATGCCATTGATCAGGGAGCTACAACCATTTGGGAAAGGCTAAACGGGTATACTGTTGAAAATGGCTTTGGCGGAAATAACAGCATGAATTCTTTTAACCACTATTCATTTGGCGCTATTGGTCAATGGATGATTGCTTATTCTATCGGGATCCAGCGGGATGAACCTGGTTTTAAGAAATTTATTTTGCAGCCTGAGCCCGACCCAACCGGGAAGATGACCTGGGCTAAAGGATTTTATGATTCGCCTTATGGGCGCATAAACAGCAACTGGTCGGTAAGCGGTAAAACATTAACCTATGATGCAACTGTTCCGGCGAATACTACGGCTACATTGTTTCTTCCGGCAGTTATTGTTAAAGGTATAACTGAAGGCGGGAAGCCTGTAGCAGGTGCAAAGGGCGTCATCTTTATCAGGTTTGAAGGGAACAAAGCAGTTTATCGTTTGATGCCGGGAGCTTACCGGTTTAAATCAAGCTTATAA
- a CDS encoding cupin domain-containing protein has protein sequence MKTNKNKLAIAIVITALAVFTLPLSVLAQTAVAGRTELQRHDLSISGREMVQVRVDVEKGMSFPQHTHFGEEIIYVLDGLLEYQVAGQQPVTLKAGDVLFIPYGAVHSVKNVGTTKASELATYIVEKDKPLVTLIK, from the coding sequence ATGAAAACTAACAAAAACAAACTGGCCATTGCCATTGTTATTACTGCCCTTGCAGTTTTTACTCTTCCTTTATCTGTACTGGCTCAAACAGCTGTAGCAGGCCGCACCGAATTACAACGACATGACCTTAGCATCTCCGGCCGCGAAATGGTACAGGTACGCGTGGATGTTGAAAAAGGAATGTCATTCCCGCAGCATACACATTTCGGCGAAGAAATTATTTATGTACTTGATGGGTTACTGGAATACCAGGTAGCAGGCCAACAACCGGTAACACTTAAAGCAGGTGATGTTTTGTTCATTCCTTACGGAGCCGTGCATTCGGTAAAAAATGTGGGTACTACTAAAGCGAGTGAGCTTGCTACCTATATTGTTGAAAAAGATAAACCACTTGTTACATTAATCAAGTAA
- a CDS encoding hybrid sensor histidine kinase/response regulator transcription factor: protein MMPKTPLTGKAFIFLLFLCCRCCMAVAQRDLNFTAFTTKDGLSANTVSVIWKDRMGLMWIGTSDGLNKFDGTNFTIYRHDAQDSTSIPANEILSICEDHLGRMWVGTGGGGLAYYDRRHNSFVSRRAGADWPNLRDISARAICEDHMNNLWIGSYGTLRKIDFRTNKILKIPLGKIPDSFVVLSLFEDSKQRMWAGTNNGVYVFDLKSGKTSLLSHSDANPASISDNVIKSVTEDAKGNMWFGTTRGLNLLMPDGKSFRSFRHADNDPESLSSDDIYVIEPAGDNKLWLGTEEGLNIFDLSGYTSFKIGPDIRKIFSLANKSVKSIYIDKSGIFWLGTYQGGLNKYDRNLPLFNLKRSNALDPKGLASPLVTSFAEYKNDLVFVGTDGGGVNLFDQKTGLFTHYGEGSLAGHLSVLALKLDRRGSLWVGTFHKGLFQLDPITGRFREISTGTGDNEINNKDIRCIEEDSRGRIWVGTLGGGVNLYNPETGVFIKYIKNARHKGEIPLSLNGYISTISENKDGEVWVGSLGTGIAVFNHDLGKFKIYNRSNSNLTNDGVLCTFHDRAGNTWVGTNGGGLSLFNKKDSKFITYTDREGLSSGIVHKILQDENGVLWLSTDQGIYSFDPVSKKFKNFTTHNGVQNSPFISGSGMHSTRGELFFGGQDGFNYFDPKLLPNNQAIPKVLLTELKVSNNIVYPGETSSLREDISIAKNIRLAYGQNFSISYVALNYTTPQQNKYCYKLIGFDKEWNFVGNSKTAYYTNIDPGNYTFQVRASNNDGTWNDQVSTIHIEVQPPLWRTIYAYIAYVLIVLCLLFYIRRRGIQKIKTKFALEQEKEKARQLIEQERRESEKLHELDMLKIKFITNLSHEFRTPISLILAPADKLLSAPIDPAVSGQVHVMRRNARRLLNLVNQLLDFRKMEERELKLNLVPGDIIAFIKEAADSFRDLSERKKIGFRLNAEPGHLLAAFDHDKIERIIFNLLSNAFKFTREGGTVALNISCGESKVAGEKCSLRLEFIDNGSGIPAEVQQKIFERFYQYENAVSILNQGSGIGLSITREFVELHGGTIAVTSTPGKGSMFTVNLPVTALPVLDLPQIPGMDEDPEENKESEATVFEYEAAGASAQVPAVLLVEDNEEMRYYLKDNLKAHYQVVEAANGREGWQKALSCHPQLIVSDISMPEMSGIELSKKIKADKRTAHIPVILLTAITGEEEQLKGLKTGANDYLTKPFNFEILNAKIKNLLMLNRTLKDTYSKQIHVCGNDVEIESGDAKLLNNIVRYIEDKLNDPELSVEELSRHVGMSRGSLYTKLLELTGLTPLEYIRSVKLDKAVMLLEKSDYNVAQIAYMTGFGTPSWFSNKFKAKYNMLPSEYQNSKRKDRQVTQAAS from the coding sequence ATGATGCCAAAGACACCTTTAACAGGCAAAGCGTTTATTTTTTTACTATTCTTATGTTGCAGGTGCTGCATGGCCGTAGCCCAGCGTGATCTTAATTTCACAGCGTTTACTACTAAAGATGGATTATCTGCTAACACCGTCAGTGTGATCTGGAAGGACCGCATGGGGCTGATGTGGATCGGAACCAGCGACGGACTGAATAAATTTGATGGCACAAACTTCACGATATACCGCCATGATGCACAAGATTCTACCAGTATACCAGCTAATGAAATTTTATCAATTTGTGAGGATCATTTAGGACGTATGTGGGTTGGTACGGGAGGGGGTGGACTGGCCTATTATGACCGGCGGCATAATTCGTTCGTATCCCGTCGGGCCGGTGCCGACTGGCCAAACCTTCGCGATATCAGCGCCCGTGCCATATGCGAAGACCATATGAACAACTTATGGATAGGCAGTTATGGCACCCTTCGGAAAATTGATTTCCGTACAAACAAGATTTTGAAAATCCCCCTGGGGAAGATACCGGATTCTTTTGTGGTTTTAAGTTTGTTTGAAGACAGCAAGCAGCGAATGTGGGCGGGAACTAATAACGGAGTTTATGTATTCGATTTAAAGTCGGGTAAAACCTCGTTGCTGTCACATTCAGATGCGAATCCGGCAAGTATAAGCGATAATGTGATAAAGAGCGTAACCGAAGATGCGAAAGGTAATATGTGGTTTGGAACTACCCGGGGACTAAACCTGCTTATGCCCGACGGCAAAAGTTTTCGTAGTTTCCGCCATGCCGATAACGATCCTGAAAGTTTGAGCAGTGATGATATTTATGTGATTGAACCTGCCGGTGATAATAAACTATGGCTGGGTACAGAGGAGGGTTTAAATATATTTGATCTGTCAGGTTATACTTCATTTAAGATAGGGCCAGACATCAGAAAGATTTTTAGCCTGGCCAATAAATCTGTAAAGAGTATCTACATTGATAAAAGCGGCATTTTTTGGCTGGGTACCTACCAGGGAGGTCTAAACAAATATGATCGCAATCTTCCCCTGTTTAACCTTAAACGAAGCAATGCACTTGATCCTAAAGGTCTCGCTTCACCACTGGTGACTTCTTTTGCCGAATATAAAAACGATCTCGTTTTTGTTGGTACCGATGGTGGCGGTGTTAACCTGTTCGATCAGAAAACAGGTTTATTTACCCATTATGGCGAGGGAAGCCTGGCTGGGCATTTATCTGTGCTTGCTTTGAAACTGGACAGGCGTGGTAGTTTATGGGTGGGAACATTTCACAAAGGACTTTTTCAGCTTGATCCAATTACAGGCAGGTTCAGGGAAATTTCGACAGGAACCGGAGACAATGAAATCAATAATAAAGACATCCGTTGCATTGAGGAAGACTCCCGGGGGCGTATTTGGGTAGGTACTTTAGGCGGCGGGGTTAACCTTTATAACCCCGAAACAGGTGTGTTCATCAAATACATAAAAAATGCCAGGCATAAGGGCGAGATACCCTTATCATTGAACGGTTATATCAGCACCATCTCCGAAAATAAAGATGGTGAAGTATGGGTAGGTTCATTAGGTACAGGAATTGCAGTATTTAATCATGACCTTGGAAAATTCAAGATCTACAACAGGAGCAATAGCAACCTGACAAATGATGGAGTACTCTGTACCTTTCATGACCGTGCCGGAAATACCTGGGTGGGGACTAATGGAGGAGGGCTTAGCTTGTTTAACAAGAAAGACAGCAAGTTTATTACCTATACCGACCGGGAGGGATTATCCAGCGGCATTGTTCACAAGATCCTTCAGGATGAAAATGGGGTGTTATGGCTCAGTACAGATCAGGGCATCTACAGTTTTGATCCGGTGAGCAAAAAATTCAAAAACTTCACTACCCATAATGGTGTTCAAAACAGCCCGTTTATTTCGGGTTCAGGTATGCACTCAACACGGGGCGAGCTCTTTTTTGGCGGGCAAGACGGTTTTAACTATTTTGATCCAAAGCTTTTGCCTAATAATCAGGCTATTCCTAAAGTCCTTTTAACCGAGCTCAAAGTTTCTAATAATATCGTTTATCCGGGCGAAACCTCATCGCTCAGGGAAGATATTTCAATCGCGAAAAATATCAGGCTTGCTTATGGCCAAAATTTTTCTATCAGTTATGTTGCATTAAATTATACCACTCCCCAGCAAAATAAATATTGCTATAAGCTGATCGGGTTTGATAAGGAATGGAACTTTGTGGGTAACTCAAAAACGGCGTATTATACCAACATTGATCCCGGAAACTACACTTTTCAGGTGAGGGCCAGTAATAACGATGGTACCTGGAATGATCAGGTTAGCACAATCCATATTGAGGTGCAGCCGCCATTGTGGCGTACGATTTACGCGTATATAGCTTATGTGCTCATCGTATTATGCCTGTTGTTTTATATCAGGCGCCGGGGCATCCAAAAGATAAAGACGAAGTTTGCTCTTGAACAGGAAAAAGAGAAGGCAAGACAACTGATAGAGCAGGAACGCCGGGAATCTGAAAAATTGCATGAACTGGATATGCTGAAGATCAAATTCATCACAAACCTTAGTCATGAATTCCGCACTCCGATTTCATTGATTTTGGCCCCTGCTGATAAATTATTGTCTGCACCAATTGATCCTGCCGTTTCCGGCCAGGTACATGTGATGAGAAGGAATGCCAGAAGGTTGTTAAACCTGGTGAACCAATTACTTGATTTTCGGAAAATGGAAGAGCGGGAACTAAAGCTGAACCTGGTTCCGGGAGATATAATCGCGTTTATCAAGGAAGCAGCAGACTCGTTCAGGGACCTGTCAGAACGTAAAAAGATCGGTTTCCGGTTAAATGCTGAGCCCGGACACCTGTTGGCGGCCTTTGATCATGATAAAATTGAGCGAATAATTTTTAACCTGTTATCTAACGCGTTCAAATTTACCAGGGAGGGTGGGACAGTAGCACTCAACATATCCTGCGGTGAAAGCAAGGTTGCCGGTGAAAAATGTTCACTTCGCCTTGAGTTTATAGATAATGGTTCGGGGATTCCTGCCGAAGTTCAGCAAAAGATCTTCGAGCGTTTTTATCAATATGAAAACGCAGTTTCTATCCTTAACCAGGGCAGTGGTATCGGGCTTTCAATAACCCGCGAATTTGTTGAATTACATGGCGGGACCATTGCTGTAACAAGCACGCCCGGCAAGGGGAGTATGTTCACTGTTAATTTACCGGTAACCGCATTGCCGGTTCTGGATTTACCGCAAATACCTGGCATGGATGAAGACCCCGAAGAAAATAAAGAATCGGAGGCAACTGTATTTGAATATGAAGCGGCCGGAGCTTCTGCACAGGTTCCTGCTGTTTTGTTAGTAGAGGATAACGAGGAGATGAGGTATTATCTTAAAGATAACCTGAAAGCGCATTACCAGGTAGTAGAGGCCGCCAATGGGAGAGAAGGCTGGCAAAAAGCACTCTCCTGCCATCCGCAGCTGATTGTCAGCGATATCAGCATGCCGGAGATGAGCGGCATCGAACTTAGCAAAAAAATTAAGGCTGATAAACGTACCGCTCACATCCCGGTTATCCTGCTAACGGCAATAACCGGAGAAGAAGAACAACTCAAAGGATTGAAAACAGGTGCTAACGATTATCTGACCAAGCCATTTAATTTTGAGATCCTGAATGCCAAAATAAAAAATCTGTTAATGCTCAACCGCACACTGAAAGATACTTATTCCAAACAGATCCATGTGTGTGGTAATGATGTCGAGATCGAATCAGGTGATGCAAAATTATTGAACAACATTGTCAGGTATATCGAAGATAAATTAAATGATCCGGAGTTATCAGTTGAGGAGTTGAGCAGGCATGTAGGAATGAGCCGCGGGTCGCTTTATACAAAACTGTTAGAGCTTACCGGCTTAACACCACTTGAATACATCCGGTCGGTTAAATTGGATAAGGCTGTAATGTTACTGGAAAAGAGCGATTATAATGTAGCCCAGATTGCCTATATGACCGGCTTTGGAACCCCGAGCTGGTTTTCAAACAAGTTTAAGGCTAAATATAACATGTTGCCATCGGAATATCAGAATTCCAAACGAAAAGATCGCCAGGTAACACAGGCAGCTTCATAA
- a CDS encoding glycosyl hydrolase 115 family protein: protein MKKLLLLLYSLLPCTLFAQIIISDHKDAGAFPLVANGHAATIIYDREDDPLVHIAANLFAGDIQMVSGHKPALLSSVSTANNIVIIGTVGKSKLLQQLIAEKKINVGQVKGEWEGYQVQAVKSPFKGVDQALIIVGNDKRGAAYGVFELSGQMGVSPWYWWADVPVKRKAAIYVRAKQPFTDAPKVKYRGIFINDEAPAFSRWTKEKFGGVNHLVYEKVFELLLRLKANYLWPAMWNNAFNDDDKMDPVLADKWGIVMGTSHHEPMQRAQQEWKRYGQGPWDYEKNDSLLRSFWRQGIINMGMHESLVTIGMRGDGDKPMTEGTATALLERIVSDQRQIIREVTGKPASGTPQIWALYKEVQEYYDKGMRVPDDVTLLLSDDNWGNIRKLPKLNDKPRSGGYGIYYHFDYVGDPRNYKWINTNNIARVWEQMHLAWEYKARQVWVVNVGDLKPMEFPISFFLDYAWNPTRWTADNLNIYYTNWAENQFGAEHAKEIGDIMRLYARYAARRKPELVDADTYSIQNYNETQTVVNEFNDLLARAEKVNAALPPAYRDAFFELVLHPLKANANLHEMYKAVALNRWYADRNDRRANSYADTAKQLYNKDSLISVQYNRDLAGGKWNHMMDQVHIGYKIWNDPPVNKMPEVRYVAAGTSSENTIAANDVSKTAESLIPPYTKGKVFFEKDGYVSIEAEHFSKAISSGAITWKIIPDIGRTGSGISHFPVTAATQQPGLDHPHTAYDFYTCDAGNIRIAAYFSPTLNFHNEEEGLQYAISVDDEKPQIINLNTYKDVNVWRSWVANNIIIKKSDHHILAPGKHTLKYWMVQPGIVLQKLVIDLGGEKPSYLGPPETLKK, encoded by the coding sequence ATGAAAAAATTACTTCTTCTGCTGTACAGCCTGTTACCCTGTACCCTTTTTGCACAAATTATTATTTCAGACCATAAGGATGCCGGAGCATTTCCGCTGGTTGCCAATGGGCACGCTGCCACGATCATTTACGATAGGGAAGATGACCCCCTGGTACATATTGCCGCTAATTTATTTGCCGGGGATATTCAAATGGTGAGCGGCCATAAGCCTGCTTTGTTGTCATCAGTTAGCACGGCTAATAATATCGTCATTATCGGGACTGTTGGAAAATCCAAACTCCTGCAGCAATTGATCGCAGAAAAAAAGATAAATGTAGGTCAGGTTAAAGGTGAATGGGAAGGTTACCAGGTACAGGCTGTCAAATCTCCATTTAAAGGGGTTGATCAGGCATTGATTATTGTCGGAAACGATAAAAGAGGTGCAGCTTATGGTGTTTTTGAGTTGTCGGGGCAAATGGGCGTGTCGCCATGGTACTGGTGGGCGGATGTGCCGGTAAAACGGAAGGCTGCAATTTATGTACGAGCCAAACAGCCATTTACCGATGCTCCTAAAGTTAAGTACCGCGGTATTTTCATTAATGATGAGGCACCGGCTTTTTCAAGGTGGACGAAGGAAAAATTTGGAGGGGTTAACCATTTGGTGTACGAAAAAGTATTTGAGCTGCTGCTTAGGCTGAAGGCGAATTACCTTTGGCCGGCCATGTGGAACAATGCGTTTAATGACGATGATAAAATGGACCCTGTTCTTGCCGATAAATGGGGTATTGTAATGGGCACATCACATCATGAACCTATGCAACGTGCGCAGCAGGAATGGAAACGGTATGGCCAGGGACCCTGGGACTATGAAAAGAATGATTCTCTTTTGCGTAGTTTCTGGCGGCAGGGGATCATTAACATGGGGATGCATGAAAGCCTGGTTACTATTGGTATGCGTGGGGATGGTGATAAACCTATGACGGAAGGTACGGCAACCGCATTACTGGAACGAATAGTTAGCGATCAGCGTCAAATCATCCGGGAGGTGACCGGAAAACCTGCATCCGGGACACCGCAGATCTGGGCTTTGTATAAAGAAGTACAGGAATATTATGACAAGGGCATGAGGGTTCCGGATGATGTAACCCTGCTGCTATCGGACGATAACTGGGGCAATATCCGCAAGCTTCCTAAATTAAACGATAAGCCAAGGAGTGGTGGTTACGGCATCTATTATCACTTTGACTATGTAGGCGATCCGCGTAACTATAAATGGATCAATACCAATAATATTGCCCGGGTATGGGAACAGATGCACCTGGCCTGGGAGTACAAGGCAAGGCAGGTTTGGGTTGTTAATGTTGGCGATCTCAAACCCATGGAATTTCCAATCTCTTTCTTTCTTGATTATGCATGGAACCCGACCAGGTGGACAGCGGATAATTTAAATATCTATTATACTAACTGGGCCGAAAACCAGTTTGGTGCCGAACATGCCAAAGAGATTGGTGATATCATGCGGCTTTATGCCAGGTATGCAGCAAGGCGAAAACCGGAGTTGGTAGATGCCGACACGTACAGTATTCAAAATTATAATGAGACGCAAACCGTCGTTAATGAGTTCAATGATCTGCTGGCGAGGGCCGAAAAGGTCAATGCTGCATTGCCCCCTGCTTATCGCGATGCTTTTTTTGAACTGGTGCTGCATCCGTTAAAAGCTAATGCCAACCTGCATGAAATGTACAAGGCCGTTGCTTTGAACCGCTGGTATGCCGACAGGAACGACAGACGGGCAAACAGCTATGCCGATACGGCAAAACAGCTTTATAATAAAGATTCTCTGATTTCGGTACAGTATAACAGGGACCTTGCCGGTGGTAAATGGAACCATATGATGGACCAGGTGCATATCGGTTATAAAATTTGGAACGATCCGCCTGTTAATAAGATGCCCGAAGTGAGATATGTTGCGGCCGGTACTTCTTCAGAAAATACAATAGCAGCAAATGATGTAAGTAAAACCGCAGAATCGCTGATACCTCCGTACACAAAAGGAAAGGTGTTTTTTGAAAAGGATGGTTATGTTTCTATAGAAGCAGAACATTTTAGCAAAGCTATTAGTTCCGGTGCCATCACTTGGAAAATTATACCGGATATCGGCAGAACAGGCTCCGGGATCAGTCATTTTCCGGTTACTGCTGCCACACAACAACCAGGGCTTGACCATCCGCATACGGCATATGATTTTTATACTTGTGATGCCGGCAACATCCGGATAGCAGCATATTTTTCACCTACACTTAATTTTCACAATGAAGAGGAGGGATTGCAATATGCAATTTCTGTTGATGATGAAAAACCGCAAATCATTAACCTTAATACTTACAAAGATGTAAACGTTTGGCGGAGCTGGGTGGCAAATAACATCATCATCAAAAAATCAGATCATCATATTTTAGCCCCTGGAAAACATACGTTAAAATACTGGATGGTGCAGCCAGGCATTGTGCTTCAAAAACTGGTTATTGACCTTGGCGGTGAAAAACCAAGCTATCTGGGGCCACCAGAAACCTTGAAGAAATAA